CAGGGATAATATAACGAAAATTAAAGCGGTATCATACGCTTTTCGGGAACCTGAATGAGTATTTGGAAGCTGGGTCAGTATTTGAGAGAAAACGTCCGGCAGGATGCCGGACATCAAAATCGGGGAATGATAAAACGAATCAATGCTGCTTTTTAGCTTCGGTATGACCGATTTTGGAAAGAACGTTAAATACTTCGCCCAAACCATAAATGGCGCCCAGAATAATAGCCATCATTACCGGCACCATAGCTACTGCAAATAGCAGGCTTGTTAATAACTCCAACATGCTTACCTCACTTATCGCAACGGTTACCGTTACGCTGGTCGTTCACACGGCGGACATTGCCGCCGCAAGCTATCGCATAATAACGGACCACAGTGTACCTCAAAAAGAGAAAATAATGCGGCCATTCGTGCGATTTGCTCATGATGAAAAAAATGACGACAATACAAATTATTAAAACTATATCTCACTCACCGTTGGTGGAACCGTGCCATGCAAGCTGAAATTCTCCTTACCCTCAAACTGCAACAACGTTTATTTGCCGATCCGCGGCGCATCGAATTACTAAAACAAGTTCGCCATACCGGTTCAATCAGTCAGGGAGCCAAACTGGCCGGCATCAGTTATAAAAGCGCATGGGACGCCATCAACGAAATGAATCAGCTAGCCGAGCAGACATTAGTCGAACGGATGACCGGCGGGAAAGGCGGCGGCGGCGCCCATGTTACACATTACGGCGAACGGCTGATTCAGCTCTACGACCTGCTCGGACAAATCCAGCAGAAAGCCTTTAATGTATTGCAGGACGACACCTTGCCGCTGGACAGCCTGCTGGCGGCCATTGCGCGTTTCTCACTGCAGACCAGCGCCAGAAACCAGTTTTTCGGCACCGTGTCGGCGCGTAGCGATCAGCAAGTGCAGCAACATCTGGATATTTTACTCGCCGATGGTAGAACCTCGCTTAGCGCGTTAATTACGCAACAAAGCGCGGAGCGCTTGCAGCTCAAGCCCGGTAAGGAAGTCTTGGTGCTGGTTAAGGCGCCCTGGGTCAATTTATGCGTGGGAACGCCCCCGGCTGCGGAAGCGGATAACGTTCTGCATGGACGAATAAAGCATATTCAGTCCGGCACTGAAAACAGCGAAGTTTTGGTCACGCTGGTTAGCGGAGAAACGCTTTGCGCAACGGTGCCCAGTCATGTCGTCTCACAGCAACGGTTTGAACTCGATCAGGATGTCTGCGCCTATTTCAACGCCGACAAAGTCATTATTGCGACGCTGTGCTGAACACGCCCCCAGTCTGATAAGCCGTTGTATCCGAATTTTACACTCGCCGTAGGAAGGTAGAAAAATGTCGTTGTTGAAAATATCGCAAGGGTTATTCCGCTTGAGCGACACCCGCATGCTGCGTCTGGATGAGCTAACGATCGGACAACATCAATGCTGGGCGTTTGTCGGCGCAAACGGCAGCGGGAAGTCGGCGCTGGCCCGAGCTTTGTCCGGCGAGTTACCGTTACTGAGCGGTGAACGCCAGAGCGACTTTCAGCGCATTACCCGGCTATCGTTTGAACAACTGCAACAGTTGGTCTCCGATGAATGGCAGCGAAATAACACCGATATGCTGAGCGCCAATGAAGACGATACGGGGCGTACCACCGCAGAGGTGATTCAGGATACGATAGAAGATCGGGCGCGTTGCCGGCGGCTCGCACGGCAGTTTGGCATTGAACATCTGCTGGATCGCCGCTTTAAGTACCTTTCCACTGGCGAAACACGTAAGACCATGTTGTGTCAGGCGCTGATGCCGCAGCCGGATCTGCTTATTCTTGACGAACCCTTTGACGGCCTGGACGTCGCCTCACGTCAGCAACTGGCCGCACACCTGCCTGAACTGGCCGATCAGGGATATACGCTGGTGCTGATCCTGAATCGCTTTGACGATATTCCCGATTTTATCAATCAGATAGGAATTCTGGCCGACTGTACGCTAACCCGCACGGGGGAACGTGGAGACCTTCTTTCAGAAGCGCTGATCGCCCAGTTGGCCTACAGTGAAAAACTGTCCGGCAGCGTCCTTCCCGAACCGGAAGATCCTAAACGGCAGGCGAAACTGCCCGCCGATGAACCGCGGATTACACTGCGCAACGGCGTCGTACAGTATAACGATCGTCCGATACTGCATGGGTTAACGTGGGAAGTGCTGCCCGGACAACACTGGCAGATCGTCGGCCCGAACGGCGCGGGGAAATCCACGCTGCTTAGCCTGATTACCGGCGACCACCCGCAAGGTTACAGTAACGATCTCACCCTGTTCGGCCGACGACGCGGCAGCGGAGAAACCATCTGGGATATCAAACGGCATATCGGTTATGTCAGCAGCAGTCTTCATCTTGACTATCGAGTCAGCGCCAGCGTGCGCAACGTTATTCTTTCCGGTTTTTTTGATTCTATCGGAATTTATCAGGCGGTTTCCGATCGCCAACGCCTGTTGACCGAGCAGTGGCTGACCCTGTTGGGCCTTAATGGCGCGATTGCGGATACGCCGTTTCAGTCTCTGTCCTGGGGCCAACAGCGGCTAACGCTGATTGCCAGAGCATTGGTTAAACACCCGGCATTACTGATCCTCGATGAACCCTTACAGGGACTGGATCCGCTTAATCGGCAGCTAGTCCGCCGCTGGCTGGATATCCTGATGAGCGAAGGCGATACGCAACTGCTGTTTGTTTCCCATCATGCGGAAGACGCGCCGCTGTGCATTACGCATCGTCTGACGTTCG
This window of the Brenneria goodwinii genome carries:
- a CDS encoding AcrZ family multidrug efflux pump-associated protein yields the protein MLELLTSLLFAVAMVPVMMAIILGAIYGLGEVFNVLSKIGHTEAKKQH
- the modE gene encoding molybdenum-dependent transcriptional regulator; this encodes MQAEILLTLKLQQRLFADPRRIELLKQVRHTGSISQGAKLAGISYKSAWDAINEMNQLAEQTLVERMTGGKGGGGAHVTHYGERLIQLYDLLGQIQQKAFNVLQDDTLPLDSLLAAIARFSLQTSARNQFFGTVSARSDQQVQQHLDILLADGRTSLSALITQQSAERLQLKPGKEVLVLVKAPWVNLCVGTPPAAEADNVLHGRIKHIQSGTENSEVLVTLVSGETLCATVPSHVVSQQRFELDQDVCAYFNADKVIIATLC
- the modF gene encoding molybdate ABC transporter ATP-binding protein ModF; this translates as MSLLKISQGLFRLSDTRMLRLDELTIGQHQCWAFVGANGSGKSALARALSGELPLLSGERQSDFQRITRLSFEQLQQLVSDEWQRNNTDMLSANEDDTGRTTAEVIQDTIEDRARCRRLARQFGIEHLLDRRFKYLSTGETRKTMLCQALMPQPDLLILDEPFDGLDVASRQQLAAHLPELADQGYTLVLILNRFDDIPDFINQIGILADCTLTRTGERGDLLSEALIAQLAYSEKLSGSVLPEPEDPKRQAKLPADEPRITLRNGVVQYNDRPILHGLTWEVLPGQHWQIVGPNGAGKSTLLSLITGDHPQGYSNDLTLFGRRRGSGETIWDIKRHIGYVSSSLHLDYRVSASVRNVILSGFFDSIGIYQAVSDRQRLLTEQWLTLLGLNGAIADTPFQSLSWGQQRLTLIARALVKHPALLILDEPLQGLDPLNRQLVRRWLDILMSEGDTQLLFVSHHAEDAPLCITHRLTFVARDDVYDYQTEEITPTHVMRQ